The DNA sequence GCGGACGTTCTGCTGTAGCCATGGCCAGAGAAGCTGAAGCTCGCACCAGGATAGTTCAGGCCAGGACCAGTCTGGTCCTGGACCATCCATTTTTCGGACACCTGGCCCTGGGCATGAAACTGGTGGAAGACGCCTGCTGTGATACTGCCTGGTCTGATGGAATCACTCTGGGTTACAATCCTGTTTACGTGAATATGCTGCCTAAGGAAAAATTGAAGGGGCTTTTGGCTCACGTGGTCACCCATCCGGCCTGCGGGCATCACCTGCGAAGAAACCACCGGGAAGCCAGACTCTGGAACATGGCCTGCGATTATGCCATAAACTGGATTTTGGTGGAAGCGGGGTTGGATCTGCCCCCGGGCTTTCTGGACGATCCTGGACTCAGGGGGATGACAGCGGAAAAGATTTATACCGGCCTGCTGGAGGAGCGTTCCCAGGCTCTTCAAACCTCAGAAAAGCTTTATCAGAAAAAGGCCCCGCCTCAAGGAGAAAAGACTGACCCGGGAGATTTACAGGCCAGAGGAGGCAGACCTGATGACCGGGCCACGAATGATCAGGATATGTCTGCGGGAGAGAATGAAAAGGTCAAGGCAAGGCAGGGGAATGACAAAGACCGGGACAATGATCCGGGAAGGGCCGGCGAAGTCAGAGACCTGGAGCCGGGGCAGCAAGGGGGGTCAGATGGTATTGGCCAGGATCAGTCTTCTGAAGAGCGGTGGAGGATAAATCTGGCCCGGGCTGTAAATGCAGCCCGGTCAG is a window from the Desulfonatronovibrio hydrogenovorans DSM 9292 genome containing:
- a CDS encoding vWA domain-containing protein, with amino-acid sequence MGHGQRGRSAVAMAREAEARTRIVQARTSLVLDHPFFGHLALGMKLVEDACCDTAWSDGITLGYNPVYVNMLPKEKLKGLLAHVVTHPACGHHLRRNHREARLWNMACDYAINWILVEAGLDLPPGFLDDPGLRGMTAEKIYTGLLEERSQALQTSEKLYQKKAPPQGEKTDPGDLQARGGRPDDRATNDQDMSAGENEKVKARQGNDKDRDNDPGRAGEVRDLEPGQQGGSDGIGQDQSSEERWRINLARAVNAARSAGEMPGSLARMIETVLSPVLNWREILSRFIRDAARFDYSWVPPNRRFLHQDIYLPSMRSQDPREVVVAVDTSGSISGPELSRFSAELSAILDACASGVRVIYCDSRVTSSVLIHREDLPLKLEAGGGGGTDFRPVFDWMEKRGVRPMCLIYLTDLACNRFPARPAFPVLWACTGGLDSKPPFGRVVSVN